One window of the Vigna radiata var. radiata cultivar VC1973A chromosome 1, Vradiata_ver6, whole genome shotgun sequence genome contains the following:
- the LOC106769470 gene encoding receptor-like serine/threonine-protein kinase At4g25390 isoform X1, producing MPSRQLSTSSDTPPHHHHHHFFIPLLAVTISAFFLLLLFLFLFLCLHRTLTRKRAAHPPPPPPSSSPPHRLSFSVLRRATNSFSSRLGHGGFGPVFAGTLAGVPVAVKLMDSASSHQGEREFHNELFFASKLLSPHVITATHFSSDPKRRRFLLVYELMQNGNLQDALLHRKCPELSNWNTRFSIILNIAKGIHFLHSCDPPVIHGDIKPSNVLLDRDFSPRIGDFGLARLSSEPPRFEIEVLECGSVNNDEEKRKVKEEEVEDCGSVASTHSVFMEEGSLGVEQSPSPETAAMMAMTSPETGLAVAGASPGFEKEDAKKMNGKGLKSNSVRDWWWKHENDVGSGESKKVKDYVMEWIGRDVNKERVKGGIECGDVEMGKEETKKKKKKRRVKEMEWWESMEEEKFDGVVKRKRKTVRDWWKDECFEENEKKDKKKKKKRKGGDVKNNNIENGDDWWVSDDALDKRKGKSRSRNNRGNMDWWMDGLSGELWRGRRNNSFDSASGEIPKSGGVSSTPSMRGTVCYVAPECGYGGDVTEKSDVYSFGVLLLVIISGRRPLQVSGSPLSEFQRANLLSWARHCARNGKLLELVDESLQLLDKEQTLLCIKVALLCLQKSPIRRPSMKEVVGMLSGVLEPPQLPVEYSPSTPSRYPFKSRRKGRICLGFTVCISRLKSHAGNTSCKRKSEFEMVKFFEAEESLYKLFSCDCVNGCDSRTGAHLSKDTMFGKYDRVCKENSYIC from the exons ATGCCATCCCGACAACTCTCCACCTCATCAGACACACCgccacatcatcatcatcaccacttTTTCATACCTCTCCTCGCCGTCACCATCTCAgccttcttcctcctccttctcttcctcttcctcttcctctgccTCCACCGTACCCTCACCCGCAAACGCGCCGCccaccctcctcctcctcctccttcctCTTCCCCCCCGCACCGCCTCTCCTTCTCCGTCCTCCGCCGCGCCACCAATTCCTTCTCCTCCCGCCTCGGCCACGGCGGCTTTGGTCCCGTATTCGCCGGCACCCTCGCCGGTGTCCCCGTCGCTGTCAAACTCATGGACTCTGCCTCCTCACACCAGGGCGAGCGGGAGTTCCACAACGAGCTTTTTTTCGCCTCCAAGCTCCTCTCTCCCCATGTCATCACCGCCACGCACTTCTCCTCTGACCCCAAACGACGCCGCTTCCTCTTGGTCTACGAGCTCATGCAAAACGGTAACCTCCAAGACGCGCTTTTGCACCGCAAGTGCCCCGAACTCTCGAACTGGAACACCCGCTTCTCAATCATTCTCAATATAGCCAAAGGAATTCACTTTCTCCACTCCTGTGACCCCCCTGTTATCCACGGCGACATAAAGCCGAGTAACGTTTTGCTTGATAGGGATTTCTCTCCCAGAATTGGCGACTTCGGGTTAGCGAGGTTGAGCTCGGAGCCTCCGAGGTTTGAAATTGAGGTCCTGGAGTGTGGTAGTGTTAATAATGATGAAGAGAAGCGGAAGGTGAAGGAGGAGGAGGTTGAGGATTGCGGATCGGTGGCGAGTACTCACAGTGTTTTTATGGAAGAAGGTAGCTTGGGGGTGGAGCAATCTCCTTCGCCAGAGACTGCGGCGATGATGGCGATGACTTCGCCAGAGACGGGTTTGGCGGTGGCAGGGGCGTCGCCGGGGTTTGAGAAGGAGGATGCGAAGAAGATGAACGGGAAAGGGTTGAAGAGTAACTCGGTGAGGGATTGGTGGTGGAAGCATGAGAATGACGTTGGGAGTGGGGAGAGTAAGAAGGTTAAGGATTATGTGATGGAGTGGATTGGAAGGGATGTGAATAAGGAGAGGGTGAAGGGTGGAATTGAATGTGGGGATGTGGAGATGGGAAAGGAAGAgaccaagaagaaaaagaagaagagaagggtGAAGGAAATGGAATGGTGGGAGTCAATGGAAGAGGAGAAGTTTGACGGGGTtgtgaagaggaagagaaagacCGTGAGGGATTGGTGGAAAGATGAGTGTTTTGAGGAGAACGAAAAGAaggataagaagaaaaagaagaagaggaagggtGGGGAtgtaaagaataataatattgagAATGGTGATGATTGGTGGGTGAGTGATGATGCATTGGATAAAAGGAAGGGAAAGAGTAGGAGCAGAAACAACCGTGGGAACATGGATTGGTGGATGGATGGATTGAGTGGTGAGTTATGGAGAGGAAGGAGGAATAATAGCTTTGATTCTGCAAGTGGGGAGATTCCAAAGAGTGGTGGTGTTAGCAGTACTCCTAGTATGAGGGGAACTGTGTGTTATGTGGCTCCTGAGTGTGGCTATGGTGGGGATGTGACTGAGAAGTCTGATGTGTATAGTTTTGGGGTATTGTTGCTTGTCATAATTTCTGGGCGGCGACCACTTCAAGTGAGTGGTTCACCTTTGTCTGAGTTTCAGAGAGCGAATCTACTTTCCTGGGCACGCCATTGTGCACGAAATGGGAAGCTTTTAGAGTTGGTTGATGAGTCTCTGCAGTTGTTGGATAAAGAGCAGACTCTTCTCTGCATCAAGGTGGCTTTGCTTTGTCTGCAGAAGTCACCTATTCGTCGTCCTTCAATGAAGGAGGTTGTCGGAATGCTCAGTGGGGTGTTGGAACCACCCCAATTGCCTGTTGAGTACTCTCCTTCAACCCCTTCTCGCTACCCTTTCAAGTCTAGGAGAAAAGGAAG AATTTGTCTCGGCTTTACAGTATGTATTTCTAGGTTGAAGAGCCATGCCGGTAATACCAGTTGTAAGCGAAAATCGGAATTTGAAATGGTTAAATTCTTTGAAGCAGAAGAATCTTTGTATAAGCTTTTCTCATGTGATTGTGTTAATGGTTGTGATAGTAGAACTGGGGCACATTTGTCCAAAGATACTATGTTTGGGAAGTACGACCGAGTATGTAAAGaaaattcttatatttgttAA
- the LOC106769470 gene encoding receptor-like serine/threonine-protein kinase At4g25390 isoform X2 gives MPSRQLSTSSDTPPHHHHHHFFIPLLAVTISAFFLLLLFLFLFLCLHRTLTRKRAAHPPPPPPSSSPPHRLSFSVLRRATNSFSSRLGHGGFGPVFAGTLAGVPVAVKLMDSASSHQGEREFHNELFFASKLLSPHVITATHFSSDPKRRRFLLVYELMQNGNLQDALLHRKCPELSNWNTRFSIILNIAKGIHFLHSCDPPVIHGDIKPSNVLLDRDFSPRIGDFGLARLSSEPPRFEIEVLECGSVNNDEEKRKVKEEEVEDCGSVASTHSVFMEEGSLGVEQSPSPETAAMMAMTSPETGLAVAGASPGFEKEDAKKMNGKGLKSNSVRDWWWKHENDVGSGESKKVKDYVMEWIGRDVNKERVKGGIECGDVEMGKEETKKKKKKRRVKEMEWWESMEEEKFDGVVKRKRKTVRDWWKDECFEENEKKDKKKKKKRKGGDVKNNNIENGDDWWVSDDALDKRKGKSRSRNNRGNMDWWMDGLSGELWRGRRNNSFDSASGEIPKSGGVSSTPSMRGTVCYVAPECGYGGDVTEKSDVYSFGVLLLVIISGRRPLQVSGSPLSEFQRANLLSWARHCARNGKLLELVDESLQLLDKEQTLLCIKVALLCLQKSPIRRPSMKEVVGMLSGVLEPPQLPVEYSPSTPSRYPFKSRRKGRLKSHAGNTSCKRKSEFEMVKFFEAEESLYKLFSCDCVNGCDSRTGAHLSKDTMFGKYDRVCKENSYIC, from the exons ATGCCATCCCGACAACTCTCCACCTCATCAGACACACCgccacatcatcatcatcaccacttTTTCATACCTCTCCTCGCCGTCACCATCTCAgccttcttcctcctccttctcttcctcttcctcttcctctgccTCCACCGTACCCTCACCCGCAAACGCGCCGCccaccctcctcctcctcctccttcctCTTCCCCCCCGCACCGCCTCTCCTTCTCCGTCCTCCGCCGCGCCACCAATTCCTTCTCCTCCCGCCTCGGCCACGGCGGCTTTGGTCCCGTATTCGCCGGCACCCTCGCCGGTGTCCCCGTCGCTGTCAAACTCATGGACTCTGCCTCCTCACACCAGGGCGAGCGGGAGTTCCACAACGAGCTTTTTTTCGCCTCCAAGCTCCTCTCTCCCCATGTCATCACCGCCACGCACTTCTCCTCTGACCCCAAACGACGCCGCTTCCTCTTGGTCTACGAGCTCATGCAAAACGGTAACCTCCAAGACGCGCTTTTGCACCGCAAGTGCCCCGAACTCTCGAACTGGAACACCCGCTTCTCAATCATTCTCAATATAGCCAAAGGAATTCACTTTCTCCACTCCTGTGACCCCCCTGTTATCCACGGCGACATAAAGCCGAGTAACGTTTTGCTTGATAGGGATTTCTCTCCCAGAATTGGCGACTTCGGGTTAGCGAGGTTGAGCTCGGAGCCTCCGAGGTTTGAAATTGAGGTCCTGGAGTGTGGTAGTGTTAATAATGATGAAGAGAAGCGGAAGGTGAAGGAGGAGGAGGTTGAGGATTGCGGATCGGTGGCGAGTACTCACAGTGTTTTTATGGAAGAAGGTAGCTTGGGGGTGGAGCAATCTCCTTCGCCAGAGACTGCGGCGATGATGGCGATGACTTCGCCAGAGACGGGTTTGGCGGTGGCAGGGGCGTCGCCGGGGTTTGAGAAGGAGGATGCGAAGAAGATGAACGGGAAAGGGTTGAAGAGTAACTCGGTGAGGGATTGGTGGTGGAAGCATGAGAATGACGTTGGGAGTGGGGAGAGTAAGAAGGTTAAGGATTATGTGATGGAGTGGATTGGAAGGGATGTGAATAAGGAGAGGGTGAAGGGTGGAATTGAATGTGGGGATGTGGAGATGGGAAAGGAAGAgaccaagaagaaaaagaagaagagaagggtGAAGGAAATGGAATGGTGGGAGTCAATGGAAGAGGAGAAGTTTGACGGGGTtgtgaagaggaagagaaagacCGTGAGGGATTGGTGGAAAGATGAGTGTTTTGAGGAGAACGAAAAGAaggataagaagaaaaagaagaagaggaagggtGGGGAtgtaaagaataataatattgagAATGGTGATGATTGGTGGGTGAGTGATGATGCATTGGATAAAAGGAAGGGAAAGAGTAGGAGCAGAAACAACCGTGGGAACATGGATTGGTGGATGGATGGATTGAGTGGTGAGTTATGGAGAGGAAGGAGGAATAATAGCTTTGATTCTGCAAGTGGGGAGATTCCAAAGAGTGGTGGTGTTAGCAGTACTCCTAGTATGAGGGGAACTGTGTGTTATGTGGCTCCTGAGTGTGGCTATGGTGGGGATGTGACTGAGAAGTCTGATGTGTATAGTTTTGGGGTATTGTTGCTTGTCATAATTTCTGGGCGGCGACCACTTCAAGTGAGTGGTTCACCTTTGTCTGAGTTTCAGAGAGCGAATCTACTTTCCTGGGCACGCCATTGTGCACGAAATGGGAAGCTTTTAGAGTTGGTTGATGAGTCTCTGCAGTTGTTGGATAAAGAGCAGACTCTTCTCTGCATCAAGGTGGCTTTGCTTTGTCTGCAGAAGTCACCTATTCGTCGTCCTTCAATGAAGGAGGTTGTCGGAATGCTCAGTGGGGTGTTGGAACCACCCCAATTGCCTGTTGAGTACTCTCCTTCAACCCCTTCTCGCTACCCTTTCAAGTCTAGGAGAAAAGGAAG GTTGAAGAGCCATGCCGGTAATACCAGTTGTAAGCGAAAATCGGAATTTGAAATGGTTAAATTCTTTGAAGCAGAAGAATCTTTGTATAAGCTTTTCTCATGTGATTGTGTTAATGGTTGTGATAGTAGAACTGGGGCACATTTGTCCAAAGATACTATGTTTGGGAAGTACGACCGAGTATGTAAAGaaaattcttatatttgttAA
- the LOC106769485 gene encoding transcription factor bHLH118: MFPFQRGNELVIQFSNSPHHHQQHEISQQDLILDDYASLDDNLSGKNFSRTQSENLFYEPNKKNHDSNEHMKKMIHKEIERQRRQEMATCYASLRSLLPLQFIKGKRSISDHMNEAVNYIKHMQNNIKELVAKRDELKKLSNHSNMENSHEGLHTSCNFTVHENNDIIGIEITSGFIEERPKVSKLLQLLIQEGLEVVSCLSSEVNGRLLHSVQCEVNSSNCVDLSELRRKISKAFPAFRCSD; the protein is encoded by the exons ATGTTTCCTTTCCAACGAGGCAATGAGCTGGTTATCCAGTTTTCTAATAGTCCCCACCATCACCAGCAACACGAAATCTCCCAACAAGATCTGATTCTGGATGATTATGCTTCACTGGATGATAATCTTTCTGGGAAAAACTTCTCCAGAACCCAATCAGAGAATCTCTTCTATGAGccaaataaaaagaatcatGACTCTAACGAACatatgaagaagatgattcacaAGGAGATCGAAAGGCAAAGGAGACAAGAAATGGCTACCTGCTATGCCTCTCTCAGATCCCTTCTCCCTCTTCAGTTCATCAAG gGAAAGCGTTCAATATCTGACCACATGAACGAGGCAGTGAATTACATAAAGCACATGCAGAACAATATCAAAGAGCTTGTTGCCAAGAGAGATGAACTGAAGAAACTTTCCAACCACAGCAATATGGAAAATAGCCATGAGGGTTTGCATACATCTTGCAACTTTACTGTCCATgagaataatgatattatagGAATCGAAATCACCAGTGGCTTCATTGAGGAAAGGCCTAAAGTTTCAAAGTTACTGCAGTTACTGATTCAAGAAGGTCTTGAAGTTGTTAGTTGCCTTTCATCCGAAGTCAATGGTAGATTGCTCCACAGTGTGCAGTGTGAG GTAAACAGTTCCAACTGTGTAGATCTATCTGAGCTGAGAAGGAAAATTTCCAAAGCATTTCCAGCATTTAGATGTTCTGACTAA
- the LOC106769495 gene encoding transcription factor bHLH118: MDENKKWMHKETERQRRQEMGKLCNNLRSLLPLEYIKGKRSTSDHVHEAMNYINHLQDKVKQLQEKRDALLKVSNNLSSIVPENESSCVTHLPPLVFVHPFPGGIEIICSHSFKKSVFPMSRLLDILHKEGLDVVNTTSIRRNGRFIHTIQSEDPNHSNMVDTDYSELQIKIMEALSSSSLQETLPVPENC, from the exons ATGGATGAAAACAAGAAGTGGATGCATAAGGAAACTGAAAGACAAAGAAGGCAAGAGATGGGAAAACTCTGCAACAACCTCAGATCGCTTCTGCCTTTAGAATATATTAAG GGAAAGCGTTCAACCTCAGATCATGTGCATGAGGCTATGAATTACATCAACCACCTTCAAGATAAGGTAAAGCAATTGCAAGAAAAGAGGGATGCGTTGTTGAAGGTGTCTAATAATTTGAGCAGCATTGTTCCTGAGAATGAAAGCTCTTGTGTCACTCATCTTCCACCTTTGGTTTTTGTTCACCCTTTCCCTGGGGGCATTGAGATTATTTGCAGTCATAGCTTCAAGAAAAGTGTGTTTCCCATGTCAAGATTATTGGACATTCTGCATAAAGAAGGACTTGACGTGGTCAACACTACTTCCATCAGAAGAAATGGTAGATTCATACATACCATACAATCAGAG GATCCCAATCATTCTAATATGGTTGACACTGATTACTCTGAACTGCAAATAAAGATTATGGAGGCATTATCATCTTCAA GTTTGCAAGAGACTTTGCCTGTACCTGAAAATTGCTAA
- the LOC106757402 gene encoding PTI1-like tyrosine-protein kinase At3g15890, whose amino-acid sequence MNLKQYCCFLSDEGQSKIQIARKKNNRDYPWEMYTLKELLRATNNFHQDNKIGEGGFGSVYFGRTSKGVQIAVKRLKTMTAKAEMEFAVEVEVLGRVRHKNLLGLRGFYAGGDERLIVYDYMPNHSLLTHLHGPLAKECQLDWAKRMSIAIGAAEGLLYLHHESTPHIIHRDIKASNVLLDSEFQAKVADFGFAKLVPDGVTHMTTKVKGTLGYLAPEYAMWGKVSESCDVYSFGILLLEIISAKKPIEKFPGGVKRDIVQWATPFVNKGLFGNIADPKLKGRFDLQQLKNVITIALRCTDTSADKRPNMKEVVNWLKNGVGSI is encoded by the exons ATGAACTTGAAGCAATACTGTTGTTTCCTCTCAGACGAAGGGCAAAGCAAAATTCA AATTGCTAGGAAGAAGAACAATAGGGATTATCCATGGGAAATGTACACCTTGAAGGAGTTGCTTAGAGCCACAAACAACTTTCATCAAGATAATAAGATTGGAGAGGGTGGATTTGGCAGTGTATATTTTGGTCGAACAAGTAAAGGAGTTCAG ATTGCAGTGAAGCGATTGAAGACAATGACTGCCAAAGCAGAAATGGAGTTTGCAGTGGAAGTGGAAGTATTAGGAAGAGTGAGGCATAAGAATCTGTTGGGGTTGAGGGGATTCTATGCAGGAGGAGATGAAAGGTTGATTGTGTATGATTACATGCCTAATCATAGCTTGCTCACACATTTGCATGGTCCACTTGCCAAGGAATGTCAGTTAGATTGGGCGAAAAGAATGAGCATAGCAATTGGAGCTGCTGAAGGCTTATT GTATTTGCACCATGAGTCAACTCCTCACATCATACATAGAGATATAAAAGCGAGCAATGTTCTTCTGGATTCTGAATTCCAAGCTAAGGTTGCTGATTTTGGTTTTGCAAAGCTGGTACCAGATGGTGTGACCCATATGACCACAAAGGTTAAAGGCACCCTAGGATATCTGGCACCAGAATATGCTATGTGGGGAAAAGTATCTGAGAGTTGTGATGTTTACAGCTTTGGAATTCTACTGTTGGAGATAATCAGTGCCAAGAAACCCATTGAGAAATTTCCTGGAGGAGTGAAAAGGGATATTGTTCAATGGGCCACACCATTTGTGAACAAAGGTCTCTTTGGCAATATAGCAGATCCAAAACTGAAGGGAAGATTTGATTTGCAGCAGTTGAAAAATGTGATCACAATAGCTCTTAGATGCACTGATACTAGCGCAGATAAGAGGCCTAACATGAAAGAGGTTGTCAATTGGCTCAAGAATGGTGTAGGGAGCATTTAA